In Dromiciops gliroides isolate mDroGli1 chromosome 4, mDroGli1.pri, whole genome shotgun sequence, one DNA window encodes the following:
- the ZBTB2 gene encoding zinc finger and BTB domain-containing protein 2 codes for MDLANHGLILLQQLNAQREFGFLCDCTVAIGDVYFKAHKSVLASFSNYFKMLFVHQTSECVRLKPTDIQPDIFSYLLHLMYTGKMAPQLIDPVRLEQGIKFLHAYPLIQEASLASQGAFSHPDQVFPLASSLYGIQIADHQVRQANKITSATDKLGREPRPQTSRMSQEQISEGSQLSQLNSNLTQVSRTNMTPSDPLQSSLSPELVSTPVPPPPPGEETNMEASSSDEQPASLTIAHVKPSILKRNGSFPKYYACHLCGRRFTLRNSLREHLQIHTGVPFTSNQPGESSISLSLCSNAVELGKDAMEVPEAGMISDSELQHISDSPIIDGQQQSETPPPSDIADIDNLEQADQEREVKRRKYECTICGRKFIQKSHWREHMYIHTGKPFKCSTCDKSFCRANQAARHVCLNQSIDTYTMVDKQTLELCTFEEGSQMDNMLVHANKPYKCNLCDKTFSTPNEVVKHSCQNQNSDVFALDEGRSILLGSGDSEVTEPDHSVLASIKKEQETVLLD; via the exons atggatttggcCAACCATGGACTTATTCTGCTGCAACAGTTAAACGCTCAGCGGGAGTTTGGTTTCCTGTGTGACTGCACGGTTGCTATTGGTGATGTTTACTTCAAGGCACACAAATCAGTCCTTGCTTCATTCTCCAATTACTTTAAGATGTTGTTTGTCCATCAGACCAG TGAGTGTGTTCGTTTGAAACCAACTGACATACAGCCTGATATTTTCAGCTACCTTTTGCATTTGATGTATACTGGAAAGATGGCACCTCAGCTTATTGACCCAGTTCGACTAGAACAGGGGATAAAGTTTCTTCATGCCTACCCACTAATTCAGGAGGCCAGCCTTGCCAGCCAAGGAGCCTTTTCACATCCGGACCAAGTTTTTCCATTAGCCTCTTCATTATATGGAATCCAAATTGCAGATCATCAAGTAAGGCAAGCCAACAAGATTACCTCAGCAACTGACAAACTTGGGCGGGAACCAAGACCACAGACTTCCAGAATGAGCCAAGAACAGATATCCGAGGGATCACAACTTTCTCagttaaattcaaatctgacgcAAGTCAGTCGGACGAATATGACTCCCTCTGACCCACTACAGTCTTCACTGTCTCCAGAACTTGTTTCAACACCCGTTCCTCCCCCTCCACCAGGGGAGGAAACAAACATGGAAGCATCTTCTTCAGATGAGCAGCCTGCATCCCTTACAATAGCCCACGTCAAGCCAAGTATCTTGAAAAGGAATGGAAGCTTTCCAAAATACTATGCCTGCCATCTGTGTGGGCGTCGGTTTACTCTTCGAAATAGCTTACGTGAGCACCTCCAGATTCACACAGGGGTACCATTTACATCAAATCAGCCTGGAGAAAGTagtatttccctctctctctgcagCAATGCAGTCGAACTAGGAAAAGATGCCATGGAAGTGCCAGAAGCAGGCATGATAAGTGACAGTGAGCTTCAGCATATTTCTGATTCTCCGATCATTGATGGGCAACAGCAGTCAGAAACTCCACCACCGTCAGACATTGCAGACATTGACAACTTGGAGCAGGCCGACCAAGAAAGGGAAGTGAAGAGACGGAAATATGAATGCACAATATGTGGGCGTAAATTTATTCAGAAAAGTCACTGGAGGgagcatatgtacatacacactgGCAAGCCTTTCAAATGCAGCACTTGTGACAAAAGCTTCTGCAGAGCCAATCAGGCTGCCCGACATGTGTGCCTGAACCAGAGCATAGACACTTATACAATGGTGGACAAACAAACTCTGGAACTCTGCACCTTTGAGGAAGGAAGTCAAATGGACAACATGTTGGTGCATGCCAACAAGCCCTACAAATGCAATTTGTGTGACAAAACTTTTTCAACACCTAATGAGGTGGTTAAGCATTCATGCCAAAATCAAAACTCTGATGTTTTTGCCCTTGATGAAGGGAGATCTATCCTCCTGGGCAGCGGGGACTCAGAAGTTACAGAACCTGATCACTCAGTGTTAGCTTCCAtcaaaaaagagcaagaaacaGTGTTATTAGACTGA